The Oryzias melastigma strain HK-1 linkage group LG3, ASM292280v2, whole genome shotgun sequence genome contains a region encoding:
- the LOC112140306 gene encoding uncharacterized protein LOC112140306 (The sequence of the model RefSeq protein was modified relative to this genomic sequence to represent the inferred CDS: added 209 bases not found in genome assembly) — MAESRSLQQLKVERASAKRLFTRLANTIFKSVKKMSVEDLTQAFTNITLEAEKVFEANKDLEVAYMESDGDQLMTDQQQADIDRTEDECDQRLDQVKSVIQTVLWNDFGSLELCKALEVAEAECNRISSLPPDAGVESYGFMLEYLEGLIKRAKLADLQWNRWAPETEQKDLRHRIRELELSFPRLMSSKAKLIQTKVEQERYSVASLAPQQASPQPTIKLKPTSLPKFDGNKRNFYRWRKDWEALQNQGDPTGSTEVKKFQLLDSLEPKVSKRLGLSSYATAEEIFGILGNRYGNKASIALEVDEELQALPSIKGNQPKKIIELIQHIQKAIHDLEDLGDTTALKNPLITRSLESKLPYDLRKEWLIHVAELEATGPINRFETLLVFLQTQEKIYEQLDQLGDEEPKDTRRKETKPVSRQANTKATSCLGKSECNLCGKSGHTRRLYRCNKFKALKPSERRDAAKRLGSCWRCLETHNSSEGCKSTFLCKRQECVEGRYPAHHFYLCLVENDKGSTPGKTQSRPKPSKERLKAQEEFLRRLSPDLAQECRNAFCNASASSFSSTLAEHGLLSKAGIEEFPVIMMTLVVTADTGQRIGTLIDLASDTNYITREAADELNLRSEDVTLLVNGVGGMQIKVETKRYLLKIKVKTHRGVTRSHQLVCYGLDKIADVHHHISPKTLQLIFPDVSRRELVRPRKIQLLISHKEGRLIPQKIRTMGDLVLWDGPLGKTVGGTHPALKEDMAVHAHTSKTHFARSMRTAAERYIEHRSKNSLGSPVSCAMTTTACHDFMEWWKWESIGAACGGCRCGNCQPGGKKMSLSDEKELELVRNGLTYVASDHHSKEPHWHASYPWVDDPATLPNNKRAVEATFLKTERQLTKTPEFQEWPVKSAKDIASEARENTIRIQKKAFVAVTTRAEKKKSLDPSPNKTPVEHHRPPCELAVKNLIDVKRFSNLRRLLMIVALVWRASKKFLRTKATGRAKWEAVPPSGPISAIERQDGFRDLCLAAQDGVSFSSTTTDRLVVFADQESGLLLCGGRIQHFRDDGAAVPLLPHHAWIGTLLARQAHKKAHEGVAGTLLQMRQRAWVVQGRRLAKKVVNECLFCRKMRAKTCQQVMGDLPTVRTTPAAPFQFTSIDLFGPYLDRDDVRRRVKIKVWGVLFCCMVSRAIHIELASSLSTESFLLAYQRFTAFRGHPEKVWSDQGTNFVGAKPVLEELYSFLQGQNHKELAEYANEHGTCWAWQMVPADSPHRNGAAEAGVKIAKRALQKLGQSAVLTFQEFLTVLQLAANLANERPIDARLQSREDRIEYVSPNSLLLGRASQNGDFACFSFARYPYRRLQEIQVQVDGFWKAWSQLAGPNLFIRSKWHTAERNVSVGDIVWICDQNALRGQFRLGKVVDVFPDAKGKVRDVNVSVTSGSCGQIYCPSSTSPRTSRNSDPDSTLRRTILRRDVRRLVVLLPLEEQDIQN, encoded by the coding sequence TGATCAACTTATGACTGATCAACAGCAAGCTGATATTGATCGGACTGAAGACGAATGTGATCAGAGACTTGATCAGGTCAAGAGCGTAATTCAAACTGTGCTATGGAATGACTTCGGGAGTCTGGAACTATGTAAGGCACTTGAAGTTGCGGAAGCAGAGTGCAACCGCATATCCTCCCTTCCACCCGATGCTGGTGTAGAGTCCTATGGTTTTATGCTCGAGTATCTGGAGGGTCTCATTAAGAGGGCAAAACTAGCTGACTTGCAGTGGAATAGGTGGGCCCCAGAGACTGAGCAGAAAGATCTGAGACACCGTATCAGAGAACTCGAACTGTCATTTCCAAGACTAATGTCAAGTAAAGCCAAACTGATCCAGACTAAAGTAGAGCAAGAGAGGTACTCTGTTGCGTCCCTAGCTCCCCAGCAAGCCTCCCCTCAACCCACCATAAAACTAAAACCAACATCGTTGCCAAAGTTTGATGGTAACAAGAGGAATTTTTACCGGTGGAGAAAAGACTGGGAGGCTTTGCAGAACCAAGGGGATCCAACAGGCTCTACTGAGGTTAAAAAGTTTCAACTTCTGGACAGTCTCGAACCAAAAGTTTCCAAAAGGCTTGGGCTGTCCAGTTACGCAACTGCTGAGGAGATATTTGGTATATTAGGAAACCGATATGGCAACAAAGCATCGATCGCACTTGAGGTGGACGAGGAATTACAAGCACTGCCGAGTATAAAAGGGAACCAGCCTAAAAAGATAATTGAGCTTATTCAACATATCCAAAAAGCCATACACGATCTGGAGGACCTGGGTGACACAACTGCCCTTAAAAATCCTCTCATTACCAGATCACTTGAAAGCAAGCTGCCTTATGATTTGAGGAAGGAGTGGCTAATCCATGTGGCAGAGCTCGAAGCAACCGGTCCAATAAACCGGTTTGAGACATTGCTTGTATTTTTACAGACCCAAGAAAAAATATACGAGCAACTGGATCAACTTGGTGATGAAGAACCCAAAGACACACGTAGGAAGGAAACAAAACCAGTGTCCAGACAGGCCAATACAAAAGCTACATCATGTTTGGGCAAATCAGAGTGTAATCTTTGTGGTAAAAGCGGTCACACCAGACGGCTTTATCGCTGCAATAAGTTCAAGGCTTTGAAGCCATCTGAAAGAAGAGATGCAGCCAAGCGCCTTGGTTCTTGCTGGAGGTGCCTAGAGACGCATAACAGTAGTGAAGGATGCAAGAGTACTTTTCTGTGCAAACGGCAAGAGTGTGTGGAGGGTAGATACCCAGCCCATCATTTCTACCTCTGCCTAGTGGAAAATGACAAAGGGTCCACTCCAGGGAAGACTCAGTCGCGTCCTAAACCAAGCAAGGAACGATTAAAAGCTCAGGAGGAGTTTCTGAGGAGGCTGTCTCCTGACTTGGCCCAAGAATGTCGAAATGCGTTTTGCAACGCTTCAGCAAGTTCTTTTAGTTCAACGCTTGCTGAACATGGGTTGTTGTCCAAGGCTGGCATTGAGGAGTTCCCCGTCATAATGATGACCTTGGTGGTCACAGCAGATACCGGTCAAAGGATTGGGACTCTAATTGATTTGGCCTCTGACACAAATTACATAACTCGTGAAGCAGCGGATGAGTTGAACCTGAGAAGTGAGGATGTAACCCTTCTCGTCAATGGAGTTGGAGGCATGCAAATAAAAGTCGAAACAAAGAGATATCtgctgaaaataaaagtaaaaactcatAGAGGCGTCACAAGATCCCATCAGTTGGTATGCTATGGTCTTGACAAAATCGCAGATGTCCATCATCACATCTCACCCAAAACACTGCAACTCATATTTCCAGATGTATCGCGACGTGAGCTTGTAAGACCAAGAAAGATCCAGCTACTCATAAGTCACAAGGAGGGAAGACTGATACCTCAGAAAATACGCACCATGGGGGATCTTGTATTATGGGATGGTCCCCTTGGCAAAACTGTAGGTGGTACACACCCTGCTCTCAAAGAAGACATGGCTGTACATGCACATACATCAAAGACGCACTTTGCACGATCCATGAGGACAGCAGCTGAAAGATACATAGAGCATCGCAGTAAAAATTCATTAGGCTCCCCCGTGTCGTGTGCCATGACCACTACAGCTTGCCACGATTTCATGGAGTGGTGGAAGTGGGAGAGTATCGGTGCGGCATGTGGAGGCTGCCGCTGCGGTAATTGCCAACCAGGAGGAAAGAAGATGTCCTTGTCTGACGAGAAAGAACTGGAACTTGTAAGAAATGGCTTGACGTATGTTGCCAGTGATCATCATAGCAAGGAACCACATTGGCATGCCAGTTACCCCTGGGTGGATGACCCTGCTACATTGCCAAACAACAAGCGAGCTGTGGAAGCCACCTTTCTGAAGACGGAGAGGCAATTGACGAAGACACCTGAGTTCCAAGAGTGGCCAGTGAAATCTGCCAAAGATATTGCCTCAGAAGCCCGGGAAAACACCATCCGGATCCAAAAGAAGGCGTTTGTGGCTGTGACTACAAGAGCTGAAAAGAAGAAGTCACTGGATCCTAGTCCTAACAAAACCCCAGTCGAACATCACAGACCACCCTGCGAGCTCGCAGTTAAAAACTTGATCGACGTTAAACGCTTTAGCAATTTAAGACGACTGCTAATGATAGTTGCATTGGTTTGGCGGGCATCCAAGAAATTTCTGCGGACCAAAGCCACAGGAAGAGCAAAGTGGGAGGCAGTCCCTCCTAGTGGACCCATCTCTGCGATCGAAAGACAAGATGGTTTCCGGGACCTTTGCCTGGCTGCCCAAGATGGAGTTAGTTTCAGCAGTACGACAACTGACCGTCTTGTTGTGTTTGCGGATCAGGAGAGTGGGCTGCTATTATGCGGTGGTCGTATTCAACATTTTAGAGACGACGGCGCTGCCGTACCCTTGCTACCTCATCACGCTTGGATTGGAACACTGCTTGCACGACAGGCTCACAAGAAAGCTCATGAGGGTGTCGCAGGTACTCTTTTACAGATGCGGCAAAGAGCATGGGTCGTTCAAGGGCGGAGACTAGCCAAGAAAGTAGTCAATGAGTGTCTTTTTTGTAGGAAAATGAGAGCCAAGACCTGCCAGCAGGTGATGGGGGACCTGCCAACTGTAAGAACAACACCTGCAGCTCCATTCCAGTTCACCAGTATTGACCTCTTTGGTCCTTACCTTGATAGGGACGATGTAAGAAGAAGAGTTAAGATAAAGGTGTGGGGGGTCCTTTTCTGTTGTATGGTCAGTCGCGCCATCCATATCGAACTGGCAAGTAGCCTATCTACAGAGAGTTTCCTGCTGGCATACCAACGGTTTACAGCTTTCCGGGGTCATCCAGAAAAAGTGTGGTCTGATCAAGGGACTAATTTTGTTGGCGCAAAACCAGTACTGGAAGAACTATACTCCTTTCTACAAGGTCAGAACCATAAAGAGCTGGCAGAATATGCTAACGAACATGGCACTTGCTGGGCATGGCAGATGGTTCCTGCTGATTCGCCTCATCGGAACGGCGCTGCTGAGGCGGGAGTGAAGATAGCAAAGAGGGCCTTACAGAAGCTGGGGCAATCTGCAGTACTTACCTTTCAAGAGTTCCTTACAGTGCTCCAGCTGGCAGCGAACCTTGCTAATGAGCGGCCCATCGATGCGAGACTCCAGAGTAGAGAAGATCGTATCGAATATGTTTCGCCGAATTCACTACTCCTCGGAAGAGCATCTCAAAATGGGGATTTCGCATGCTTTTCCTTTGCCAGGTATCCTTACAGGCGCTTACAAGAGATCCAGGTCCAGGTCGACGGTTTCTGGAAGGCGTGGTCCCAGCTAGCTGGGCCCAACCTATTCATCAGGAGCAAGTGGCACACGGCGGAGAGGAACGTTTCGGTTGGAGACATCGTCTGGATCTGTGACCAGAACGCCCTGCGAGGACAATTCCGGCTTGGAAAGGTCGTGGACGTGTTTCCTGATGCCAAGGGAAAGGTGAGAGACGTCAACGTGTCCGTCACATCAGGATCTTGCGGACAAATATACTGCCCATCATCGACCTCTCCCCGGACCTCGAGGAACTCGGACCCGGATTCTACTCTTCGTCGTACCATCTTGAGGAGGGACGTCAGGCGTTTGGTGGTGTTACTTCCTTTGGAGGAGCAGGACATCCAGAACTGA